In Penaeus vannamei isolate JL-2024 chromosome 14, ASM4276789v1, whole genome shotgun sequence, one DNA window encodes the following:
- the LOC138863976 gene encoding calphotin-like: protein MILLSSISAFVQAPAVEEEVKAPAVEEEVQVRAVEELQAPAVEEVPAPAVEEEIQAPAVENEVREPDVEKEVKAPAVEEEVQANAVEEEVPAPAVEEEVQAPAVEGEVPAPAVEEEVQAPAVEEEVPAPAVEEEVRAPAVEEEIQALAVEREVKAPAVEEVKAPAVEKEVQTPAVEEEVQVPTVEEEVQAPTIEEEVPAPAVEEEVKAPAVEEEVQAPTVEEQVPAPAVEEEEVQPPAIEGEVPAPAVEEVPAPTVEEVPAPTVEEVQAPVVEEEVPPPAVEEEVRAPAVEEEVQAPAIEEDVQAPAVEEIKAPAVEEEVKVPAVEEEVKVPAVEEIRDPAVEGEVPGPAVEEEIPAPTVEEEVPAPAVKEEVPAPAVEEEVPAPAVEEVPAPAVKEEVPAPAVKEEVPVPAVEEEVPAPAIEEEIPAPAVEEEVPAPAFEGEVPAPAIEEVPAPTVEEEVPAPAVEEEVQAPAVEGEVPAPAVEEEVQAPAVEEEVPAPAVEEEVRAPAVEEEVQALAVEREVKAPAVEEVKAPAVEKEVQTPAVEEEVQVPTVEEEVPAPAVEEKVQDPAVEEVQAPTIEEEVPAPAVEEEVKAPAVEEEVQAPTVEEQVPAPAVEEEVKVPAVEEEVQAPTGEVPAPAVEEVPAPTVEEVPAPTVEEVQAPVVEEEVPPPAVEEEVRAPAVEEEVPAPAVEEVPAPAVEEVQAPAVEEEVPAPAVDEEVQAPAVEEEVPAPIVEERVKAPAVEEEFLAAAVEEVQPPAIEGEVPAPAVEEVQAPIVKEEVPAPAVGDEEVPAPAVEEEVQAPAVEGEVPAPAVEEEIHAPVVEEEVPAPAVEEEVRAPAVEEEVPAPAVEEKVQAPAVEEEVQAPTVEEVPAPAVEEEVQAHAVEEEVQASAVEEQVQAPAIEEQVPTPAVEEEVKVPAVEEEVQAPTVEGRFQFLPSRKRF from the exons ATGATTTTGCTGTCTTCTATATCTGCTTTC gtacaagctcctgccgtcgaggaggaggtaaaagctcctgccgtcgaggaggaggtacaagttCGTGCCGTCGAGGAGttacaagctcctgccgtcgaggaggttccagctcctgccgtcgaggaggagatacaagctcctgccgtcgagaatGAGGTACGAGAACCTGACGTCGAGAAGGAGGtgaaagctcctgccgtcgaggaggaggtacaagctaatgccgtcgaggaggag gttccagctcctgccgttgaggaggaggtacaagctcctgccgtcgagggggaGGTTCCAGcccctgccgtcgaggaggaggtacaagctcctgccgttgaggaggaggttccagctcctgccgtcgaggaggaggtacgagctcctgccgtcgaggaggagataCAAGCTCTTGCCGTCGAGagggaggtaaaagctcctgccgtcgaggaggtaaaagctcctgccgtcgagaagGAGGTACaaactcctgccgtcgaggaggaggtacaagttcctaccgtcgaggaggag GTACAAGCTCCTACCATcgaggaggaggttccagctcctgccgtcgaggaggaggtaaaagctcctgccgtcgaggaggaggtacaagctcctaCAGTCGAGGAGCAGGTTCctgctcctgccgtcgaggaagag GAGGTACAACCTCCTGCCATAGAGggggaggttccagctcctgccgtcgaggaggttccagctcctaccgtcgaggaggttccagctcctaccgtcgaggaggtacaagctcctgtCGTCGAAGAGGAGGTTCCacctcctgccgtcgaggaggaggtacgagctcctgccgtcgaggaggaagtacaagctcctgccatcgaggaggat gtacaagctcctgccgtcgaggagataaaagctcctgccgtcgaggaggaggtaaaagttcctgccgtcgaggaggaggtaaaagttcctgccgtcgaggagataCGAGATCCTGCCGTCGAAGGGGAGGTTCCAggtcctgccgtcgaggaggagataCCAGCTCctaccgtcgaggaggaggttccagctcctgccgtcaaggaggaggttccagctcctgccgtcgaggaggag gttccagctcctgccgtcgaagaggttccagctcctgccgtcaaggaggaggttccagctcctgccgtcaaAGAGGAGGTtccagttcctgccgtcgaggaggaggttccagctcctgccatcgaggaggaaattccagctcctgccgtcgaggaggaggttccagctcctgccttCGAGggggaggttccagctcctgccatcgaggaggttccagctcctaccgtcgaggaggag gttccagctcctgccgttgaggaggaggtacaagctcctgccgtcgagggggaGGTTCCAGcccctgccgtcgaggaggaggtacaagctcctgccgttgaggaggaggttccagctcctgccgtcgaggaggaggtacgagctcctgccgtcgaggaggaggtacaagctctTGCCGTCGAGagggaggtaaaagctcctgccgtcgaggaggtaaaagctcctgccgtcgagaagGAGGTACaaactcctgccgtcgaggaggaggtacaagttcctaccgtcgaggaggag gttccagctcctgccgtcgaggagaagGTACaagatcctgccgtcgaggaggtacaagctcctaccatcgaggaggaggttccagctcctgccgtcgaggaggaggtaaaagctcctgccgtcgaggaggaggtacaagctcctaCAGTCGAGGAgcaggttccagctcctgccgtcgaggaagaggtaaaagttcctgccgtcgaggaagaGGTACAAGCTCCTACC ggggaggttccagctcctgccgtcgaggaggttccagctcctaccgtcgaggaggttccagctcctaccgtcgaggaggtacaagctcctgtCGTCGAAGAGGAGGTTCCacctcctgccgtcgaggaggaggtgcgAGCTCCTGCCGTTgaggaggaggttccagctcctgccgtcgaggaggttccagctcctgccgtcgaggaggtacaagctcctgccgtcgaagaggaggttccagctcctgccgtcgacgaggaggtacaagctcctgccgttgaggaggaggttccagctcctatCGTCGAGGAAagggtaaaagctcctgccgtcgaggaggagttTCTAGCggctgccgtcgaggaggtacaACCTCCTGCCATCGAGggggaggttccagctcctgccgtcgaggaggtacaagctcctaTTGTAAaggaggaggttccagctcctgccgtcggcGACGAG gaggttccagctcctgccgtcgaggaggaggtacaagctcctgccgtcgagggggaGGTTCCAGcccctgccgtcgaggaggagataCATGCTCCTGTCGTTgaggaggaggttccagctcctgccgtcgaggaggaggtacgagctcctgccgtcgaggaggag gttccagctcctgccgtcgaggagaaggtacaagctcctgccgtcgaggaggaggtacaagctcctaccgtcgaggaggttccagctcctgccgtcgaggaggaggtacaagctcatgccgtcgaggaggaggtacaagcttCTGCCGTCGAGGAGCAGGTACAAGCTCCTGCCATCGAGGAGCAGGTTCcaactcctgccgtcgaggaggaggtaaaagttcctgccgtcgaggaagaGGTACAAGCTCCTACCGTCGAGGGGAGGTtccagttcctgccgtcgaggaagaGGTtctag
- the LOC113808265 gene encoding uncharacterized protein has protein sequence METDIKWLWKSTETEAFYEVYTISYQLTIATREPLLEEHLIQTLTHLFRKLPLLRACYGQRNGEKWFREMTEMILDFEVVSDTTPQEVHKRLQSYRYDLEKGPLWCVKLLSEPPSSPEIPAGVDMKQFCYVYTLFLGLHHGITDGTSNMKICGFLVQLLDAVMGRKAIDNAEQLGVFISDEKTHQVQKEKLASMETDAQLRRRWVEEVQSRYGRFSLVKSIYKGAGEKVPRTGVLERTLDTDSTMAFIKRCRSEGVTVNSAFTALGCMATVDLLADGGLDQDKYDIRSEHVLNARRYWDGDTSQYLGCHILPLMSVDATAPRNTNGKFWDFARSVHQEFLKKVNEGAPMLVEAAKHFMPANPDFDPTFEYEFCVSNLGNVTGLVTEGGDHVQPLHVIRTVALHGVPCTWSLLVHTFRGRLILALICNMSTVNSEMAKKFCDGIFHHLKEVL, from the exons ATGGAGACCGATATAAAATGGCTATGGAAATCGACCGAAACGGAAGCTTTCTACGAGGTCTACACCATCAGTTACCAGCTCACTATCGCCACCCGGGAACCCTTGCTTGAGGAACACCTTATTCAGACCCTCACGCACCTCTTCAG aaAGTTGCCCCTGCTAAGAGCATGCTACGGACAGCGTAATGGGGAAAAGTGGTTCAGAGAAATGACGGAAATGATTCTGGACTTTGAG GTTGTTTCAGATACCACACCGCAAGAAGTACACAAGAGACTACAGTCATACCGCTACGACCTGGAGAAAGGGCCTCTGTGGTGTGTTAAGCTTTTGTCAGAACCACCTTCCTCGCCAGAAATTCCAGCCGGGGTCGACATGAAACAGTTCTGTTATGTGTACACATTATTCCTGGGTCTTCACCATGGCATCACTGACGGTACCTCCAACATGAAGATCTGTGGCTTTCTGGTACAACTTCTCGACGCCGTCATGGGGAGGAAGGCCATCGATAACGCAGAACAGCTTGGCGTCTTTATTTCCGACGAGAAGACCCATCAAGTGCAGAAGGAGAAACTGGCATCCATGGAGACGGATGCCCAACTCAGGCGCCGGTGGGTGGAAGAAGTTCAGTCTCGTTATGGACGATTTTCGTTAGTCAAATCGATATATAAAGGAGCTGGGGAGAAGGTGCCAAGGACGGGGGTGTTGGAGAGGACCCTGGACACGGACTCCACGATGGCTTTCATCAAGCGTTGTCGATCTGAAGGCGTGACTGTCAATTCGGCTTTTACGGCTCTTGGCTGCATGGCTACCGTCGACCTCCTGGCTGACGGAGGCCTTGATCAGGATAAGTATGACATCCGCAGCGAGCACGTCCTTAACGCCCGCCGGTACTGGGATGGCGACACGTCCCAGTACCTGGGCTGTCACATCCTCCCTCTGATGTCCGTCGACGCTACGGCGCCGCGAAATACCAATGGGAAATTTTGGGACTTCGCAAGGTCCGTCCACCAAGAATTCCTGAAAAAGGTGAATGAAGGGGCGCCTATGCTCGTCGAAGCCGCGAAACACTTCATGCCTGCGAACCCAGATTTCGACCCCACTTTTGAGTACGAGTTCTGCGTGAGCAACTTGGGCAACGTGACAGGCCTGGTGACGGAGGGAGGCGACCACGTTCAGCCCCTTCACGTCATCAGAACCGTGGCCCTGCATGGCGTCCCCTGCACTTGGAGCCTCCTCGTTCACACCTTCCGTGGGAGGCTCATCTTGGCTCTCATTTGCAACATGTCGACCGTTAATTCGGAAATGGCGAAGAAGTTCTGCGACGGAATCTTCCATCACCTCAAGGAAGTACTTTAA